A window from Cryptomeria japonica chromosome 1, Sugi_1.0, whole genome shotgun sequence encodes these proteins:
- the LOC131053094 gene encoding uncharacterized protein LOC131053094, with the protein MEIKIEGCAGDLHKTGSLQMANVKDLAFQLPLFTRKNYDYWSIKMKTLLLSQDLWEFVEGGYIKSVDQNTFNIWTPKQKSQLKEDRKKDNKSLFTIQYALDVSIFPRIASLTKSKDAWEALQTAYQGADKIKLVRLHTFRREFENLRMKESKSIHEFITRTQGIVNQLRTQGETISNQKNVEKILRSLPPKFDPIVIAIEESKDLTTFKVAKLIGFLQSHEERIQHSMESFVQAF; encoded by the exons ATGGAGATCAAGATTGAAGGTTGCGCTGGAGATCTCCATAAAACAG GTAGTCTCCAGATGGCTAATGTAAAGGATTTAGCATTTCAGCTTCCATTATTTACTAGAAAAAACTATGATTATTGGAGTATCAAGATGAAGACCCTACTTTTATCCCAAGATCTTTGGGAATTTGTGGAAGGTGGATACATAAAATCTGTTGATCAAAATACATTCAATATATGGACACCAAAACAGAAAAGTCAGctgaaagaagatagaaagaaggataacaaaTCTCTTTTCACCATTCAATATGCCTTGGATGTTTCAATTTTTCCTCGAATTGCTAGTCTGACAAAATCAAAGGATGCATGGGAGGCTCTACAAACTGCATACCAAGGTGCAGACaaaatcaaattggtaagactTCACACTTTCCGAAGAGAATTTGAAAACTTGAGGATGAAGGAATCTAAGTCCATTCATGAATTTATTACTAGGACTCAAGGTATTGTGAATCAGCTTAGGACTCAAGGAGAAACTATATCAAATCAAAAAAATGTAGAAAAGATTTTGAGGTCTCTTCCTCCTAAATTTGATCCAATAGTAAttgctattgaagaaagtaaagatctaactactttcaaagttgcaAAATTAATTGGTTTTTTGCAATCTCATGAAGAGCGCATACAGCATTCTATGGAAAGTTTTGTTCAAGCTTTCTAG